From the Pantanalinema sp. genome, one window contains:
- a CDS encoding tetratricopeptide repeat protein has translation MLKPLITAVALAALTFAAPAAWAVDTSRAELEELQRRVDLDPKSPDVHFDLAMGLARTVKLESGYASLKKVIELDPTYADKVIATYKPLVDQNKQNVEAFFRLAFGYYFKGWSLQQADPASAEGAQSKQLARTAFEAIIANDPKYVWGYNYLGYLIAESGDLEKAVGLWRQAISVEDNAVAHFLIGQAYMRQGKMAEGVMETATAMRMRGLNP, from the coding sequence ATGCTCAAGCCACTCATCACGGCGGTCGCCCTGGCGGCCCTGACCTTCGCAGCACCCGCCGCTTGGGCCGTGGACACCTCCCGCGCCGAGCTCGAGGAGCTCCAGCGCCGCGTCGACCTGGATCCCAAGAGCCCCGATGTCCACTTCGACCTGGCCATGGGCCTGGCGCGGACCGTCAAGCTCGAAAGCGGCTACGCGTCGCTCAAGAAGGTCATCGAGCTGGATCCGACCTACGCGGACAAGGTCATCGCGACGTACAAGCCCCTGGTGGATCAGAACAAGCAGAACGTGGAGGCCTTCTTCCGGCTGGCGTTCGGCTACTACTTCAAGGGCTGGAGCCTCCAGCAGGCGGATCCCGCCTCGGCGGAGGGGGCCCAGAGCAAGCAGCTCGCCCGTACCGCCTTCGAGGCGATCATCGCCAACGACCCCAAGTACGTCTGGGGCTACAACTACCTGGGCTACCTGATCGCCGAGAGCGGCGATCTCGAGAAGGCCGTCGGCCTCTGGCGCCAGGCCATCTCAGTCGAGGACAACGCCGTGGCCCACTTCCTCATCGGCCAGGCCTACATGCGTCAAGGCAAGATGGCCGAGGGCGTGATGGAGACTGCCACGGCCATGCGCATGCGCGGCCTCAACCCGTAG
- a CDS encoding ABC transporter ATP-binding protein, translating into MSAIAVTDLSAGYGQPVFSGVCFRVEPGEFVGLLGPNGAGKSTLLKVLAGAVSPLSGLVELEGRAMARYRAHELGRKLAHLPQHPSDDRAFTVREVVAFGRHPHQGAWGWGDEARDREVVQEAMEAVAVGDWAERRMGALSGGEQQRVRLAQALAQEPAVLLLDEPTAWADLRFQLDLLKRVSEIARARRIAVVAVLHDLNHAAQFCSRLLLLHHGRLAVDGTPHETLTPATIQAAFGVPVLVQRHPETLAPYILPRLGEA; encoded by the coding sequence ATGAGCGCGATCGCCGTCACGGACCTGAGCGCCGGCTACGGCCAGCCCGTCTTTTCGGGCGTCTGTTTCCGGGTCGAGCCGGGCGAGTTCGTCGGCCTCCTGGGCCCCAACGGCGCGGGCAAGTCCACCCTGCTCAAGGTCCTCGCGGGGGCGGTCTCGCCCCTCTCGGGCCTGGTGGAGCTCGAGGGGCGCGCCATGGCGCGCTACCGCGCGCACGAGCTCGGCCGCAAGCTCGCGCACCTGCCCCAGCACCCGAGCGACGATCGGGCGTTCACCGTGCGCGAGGTCGTCGCCTTCGGCCGCCACCCGCACCAGGGGGCCTGGGGCTGGGGGGACGAGGCGCGCGATCGAGAGGTCGTGCAGGAGGCCATGGAGGCGGTCGCGGTCGGCGACTGGGCCGAGCGGCGCATGGGGGCGCTCTCGGGCGGCGAGCAGCAGCGGGTGAGGCTCGCCCAGGCCCTCGCGCAGGAGCCCGCGGTCCTCTTGCTGGACGAGCCGACCGCCTGGGCCGACCTGCGCTTCCAGCTCGATCTGCTCAAGCGGGTGTCGGAAATTGCGCGCGCGCGCCGAATCGCGGTGGTCGCGGTGCTGCACGACCTGAACCACGCCGCCCAGTTCTGCTCGCGCCTGCTGCTCTTGCACCACGGGCGCCTCGCCGTGGACGGCACCCCGCACGAGACCCTGACCCCGGCGACGATCCAGGCAGCCTTCGGGGTGCCGGTCCTGGTCCAGCGCCACCCCGAAACGCTCGCGCCCTACATCCTGCCGCGGCTCGGCGAAGCGTAG